From the Scylla paramamosain isolate STU-SP2022 chromosome 15, ASM3559412v1, whole genome shotgun sequence genome, one window contains:
- the LOC135107451 gene encoding blastula protease 10-like, whose amino-acid sequence MGYCTRWLSIVLCFSALAAVKSNETTEPPLMPFDGQDPPPVTMFNAQDPTPVTLFYDEEAEDDGENDVTEDDEGDMELPPRDFMDTNPTEVKGDPIFEGDILLTQSQWRAMREKKGIAYETSYWPDDSDGYPSVPYRFAHSSLNTNVIKSGMDHWMEHTCIKFQETTNINQPHLKYIYGGGCYSYIGMLNQNGQDISIGSGCDTLGIVAHEIGHAMGFFHEQSRPDRDDYVVINYENIQDNRESNFNKYSTNIINSHNIPYDYSSDMHYGSTGFSINGKTTITTKDYLAQTLIGQRDGLSHRDKHLANIMYKCIDKWLAKCGESQDPCQNGGYYGAGCACVCPSGTSGSYCETETGSYYGALQSSCNEKVTTEGTLTSPNHPNKYPNGPEGQCIKWIQAPECHVPKLTFSAFELYGKNPYCNGNSCCYFDALEIRTDNLNYGEVFCGTSITPGTSFTGTGREMVLYFRTKSDYYTGWSADLTFEKQEGCEPVTTTPSTTTTTSTTTTTTPTTTTPTTTTTTTTSTTTTTITTTPTTTSTTTTQGTSPDCLLEYYNGEYYWSSPDFGITDYPNSFTCGLGGSASPGVYGLLLKMNTFELQGRKKKKCVDNVQVVMVGGTTRTLCGNKTGRKIASPSFNFQLSFTTDEAITAQGYNISIKFIARKCNQVLTPAVGETGIITASKYQRSCEYKIVAPAGSQVRIDEITPTILNSPNCKRDHLLINGNSERMYPRETSSVICGSSQVTSPITSTTGEMYIAYKGSKKSQGFTLDYTIV is encoded by the exons ATGGGTTACTGCACGCGGTGGCTGTCGATTGTTCTCTGCTTCTCCGCTCTCGCTGCCGTGAAG AGCAATGAGACAACGGAGCCTCCGTTGATGCCATTTGAT GGACAAGACCCTCCACCTGTTACCATGTTTAAT GCACAAGACCCTACACCAGTTACTCTATTTTAT GACGAGGAAGCTGAAGACGACGGCGAGAATGATGTGACTGAGGACGACGAGGGAGATATGGAGCTTCCA CCTCGTGACTTTATGGACACTAACCCAACGGAGGTGAAAGGTGACCCGATCTTCGAGGGAGACATATTGTTGACGCAGAGCCAGTGGCgcgcgatgagagagaagaaaggcatTGCCTATGAAACTTCTTACTGGCCTGACGATTCTGACGGGTACCCTTCTGTACCCTACAGATTTGCTCACA GTTCACTAAATACGAATGTCATAAAGAGCGGAATGGACCACTGGATGGAGCACACTTGCATCAAGTTCCAGGAGACCACGAACATCAACCAGCCTCACCTTAAGTATATTTACGGTGGTGGGTGCTATTCGTACATAGGCATGTTGAACCAAAATGGGCAAGACATCTCTATTGGAAGTGGATGCGATACT CTTGGCATTGTTGCTCACGAGATCGGGCACGCCATGGGGTTCTTCCACGAGCAGAGTCGTCCAGACCGGGATGATTATGTAGTCATCAATTATGAGAATATTCAAGATAATAGAGAATCAAACTTTAATAAATATTCCACAAATATAATCAACAGTCACAACATCCCATACGACTATTCCTCAGACATGCACTACGGCTCGACG GGATTCTCAATTAACGGCAAGACAACCATTACAACCAAAGACTATCTAGCGCAAACACTCATCGGCCAGCGAGATGGACTTTCTCATCGGGACAAACACTTAGCCAACATCATGTACAAGTGTATTG ACAAGTGGCTTGCCAAGTGTGGAGAGAGCCAAGACCCTTGCCAGAATGGTGGGTATTACGGGGCAGGCTGCGCGTGTGTTTGTCCATCGGGCACCTCTGGAAGCTACTGTGAGACAGAAACTGGAAGTTACTATG GTGCATTACAGAGCTCCTGCAACGAAAAGGTTACTACAGAAGGCACCCTAACCTCCCCTAACCATCCCAACAAATATCCTAATGGTCCTGAAG GTCAGTGTATCAAGTGGATCCAGGCTCCCGAGTGCCACGTGCCCAAGCTCACCTTCTCTGCGTTTGAGCTGTATGGCAAGAATCCTTATTGTAATGGAAATAGTTGCTGCTATTTTGATGCTCTGGAGATAAGAACGGACAACTTGAACTACGGTGAAGT ATTCTGCGGCACCAGTATTACCCCAGGCACGAGCTTTACTGGCACTGGACGAGAGATGGTTTTGTACTTCAGAACGAAATCCGACTACTACACAGGATGGTCTGCTGATCTCACCTTTGAGAAACAAGAAGGATGCGA accCGTTACAACCACacctagtaccaccaccaccaccagcaccaccaccaccaccacccctaccaccaccacccctaccaccaccaccaccaccaccaccagtactaccaccactaccatcacaaccaccccTACCACTACCTCTACTACCACAACACAAGGGACGTCTCCTGACTGTTTACTTGAATACTACAATGGAGAATACTACTGGAGCTCACCTGACTTCGGGATAACAGACTATCCCAACAGCTTCACGTGTGGACTGGGTGGAAGTGCATCACCG gGTGTTTACGGCTTGCTTCTGAAAATGAACACCTTCGAactgcaaggaaggaagaaaaaaaaatgtgtcgacAATGTACAAGTGGTAATGGTGGGCGGCACAACCAGAAc gttgtgcggtaacaaaacaggaaggaagatcgCATCACCATCTTTCAATTTCCAATTAAGCTTCACTACAGATGAAGCTATTACTGCTCAGGGCTACAACATTTCAATAAAATTTATCGCTAGAAAATGCAATCAG GTCTTAACCCCAGCTGTGGGTGAGACGGGCATCATCACTGCTTCTAAGTACCAAAGATCTTGCGAATATAAGATCGTG GCTCCTGCTGGAAGTCAAGTGCGCATTGACGAGATTACACCGACGATCTTAAACTCTCCAAACTGTAAAAGGGATCATCTTCTAATCAACGGCAACAGTGAAAGAATGTATCCCAGGGAAACCAGTTCAGTAATTTGTGGTTCGAGTCAAGTGACTTCTCCAATTACGTCCACCACCGGAGAGATGTACATAGCGTACAAAGGAAGCAAGAAGAGTCAAGGCTTCACTCTTGACTACACCATCGTCTAA